GCGCCGCCACAGACAAGGGCGTGATAAATTCAGCCCCGCCTTTGGTCAGAATCGCCCGGACGGAAAATCCCTTTTCCCGCATACGGCGAATAAGGTCCAGTGACTTGTACGCAGCGATCCCACCGGAAATAACCAACAGGATGCGTTTATTTTGGTTCATCGCCCGACGTCCCGGTAAATATCTTTAATCACATAAGCTGATTGTAGATTTGCTGATTTGACCGGAAAAGGCAAACAGCTTTTCAGGAAAAGGATTCAATTTTAATTAAATCTGTTTGATACCGGATTGTTTAACCAATGATTAACTTTTTCTGTAGTTAGGACCTCATAGAAACCTACTATATATAGTAATATCCGGCATTTTAAAAACTTCTTTTGCAGTTTTAGTCCCAGACATACCCACAGCACATCTGCATTACCTTATTGATTTAAAATGATTATGACGTGAAATAGGACAGTGTTGCGGCCCTAACCACATGTGCAGTCAGGAAGGTTGCTGCTTTTTTAACCCGCCAGCACCAGCGTCAGGGCTGCAGTGGCAAAAACCAGCGCCAGAACACTAACCACCATGCCCGCCGTTGCCCGTTTGGTGCCAGAGGAAGGCCGTGTGGAAACGGCCAGCCCCTTGCCATAGGGTCGCTTGCGGGTCTCGTCGGTATGGTCTGCCTCCAGGCGGTCAAGCGCCCGGTCCGCCTTTTCCAGCACCGCAGGCAGGCGGCGCATCCAGGTGGCCGCATCGCCGGCGAATTCACGCAGGCGCGCTTCCGGCCCCCGGTTGGCCATCATCCAGTCCTCGATCAGGGGCTGTGCCAGCACCCACATATTGACCTTCGGGTTCAGGATACGCCCGACCCCTTCGGCCACCAGCATGGTCTTCTGCAACAGGAGCAGGTCCGGCTGGGTTTCCATGTCGAAGTCTTCGGTGGTCTGGAACAGATGGGCCAGCAGGCGGCCCAGCGAAATCTCGTTCAGCGGCTTGCCCAGAAGCGGCTCGCCAATGGCGCGCAGCGCCTGTGTGAAATGATCCCGTGACTTATAGGGCGGCACGACCCCCATATCGAAATGCACATCCGACACCCGGCGGTAATCCTGCTGCAGGAAGCCCACCAGCATATCCGCCAGGAAGATACGCAGACGCCAATCCACGCGCCCCATGATGCCGAAATCCACCGGCACCAGGGTGCCGTCTTCGGTCACGAACATATTGCCGGGGTGAATATCGGCATGGAAAAAGCCATCACGGAAAACCTGCAGGAAGAAGACGCGGGCAGAGTTTTCCAGAATCTTGGTCGTGTCGTGACCGGCCTTTTCCAGACCTTCCGCATCGTCGATGCGAAGCCCGTTGATCCATTCGATGGTCAACACCCGCTTGGCCGTACGCTGCCAGTCCACCGACGGCACGCGGAAGCCTTCCTCATCGGAACAGTTTTCCGCCAGCTCAGACGCCGCCGCGGCCTCAAGCCGCAGATCCATTTCA
The Aestuariispira ectoiniformans genome window above contains:
- the ubiB gene encoding 2-polyprenylphenol 6-hydroxylase; the protein is MVKAVVNSLRLLGIARTLAKHDALWPFEQAGVSKAALFLPRLIWGRRKTGRPGERLADALTDLGPTFIKLGQALSVRSDLVGEQIAEDLTRLQDQLPPFPYERAKATVERELGVPLSDVYSEFSEQPVAAASIAQVHRARTTEGEEVAVKILRPGVEQNFERDLTLFVWLARLTERHYPKMRRLRLIDVVETFREWVSLEMDLRLEAAAASELAENCSDEEGFRVPSVDWQRTAKRVLTIEWINGLRIDDAEGLEKAGHDTTKILENSARVFFLQVFRDGFFHADIHPGNMFVTEDGTLVPVDFGIMGRVDWRLRIFLADMLVGFLQQDYRRVSDVHFDMGVVPPYKSRDHFTQALRAIGEPLLGKPLNEISLGRLLAHLFQTTEDFDMETQPDLLLLQKTMLVAEGVGRILNPKVNMWVLAQPLIEDWMMANRGPEARLREFAGDAATWMRRLPAVLEKADRALDRLEADHTDETRKRPYGKGLAVSTRPSSGTKRATAGMVVSVLALVFATAALTLVLAG